The following proteins are encoded in a genomic region of Pseudorca crassidens isolate mPseCra1 chromosome 5, mPseCra1.hap1, whole genome shotgun sequence:
- the EIF4G1 gene encoding eukaryotic translation initiation factor 4 gamma 1 isoform X6: MNKAPQPTGPPPAPSPGLPQPAFPPGQTAPVVFSTPQATQMNTPSQPRQGRSTYVVPTQQYPVQPGAPSFYPGASPTEFGTYAGAYYPAQGVQQFPTGVAPPPVLMNQPPQIAPKRERKTIRIRDPNQGGKDITEEIMSGARTASTPTPPQTGGGLEPQANGETPQVAVVVRPDDRSQGAIIGERPGLPGPEHSPSESQPSSPSPTPSPPPVLEPGSEPNLTVLPIPGDTMTTGMIQTSVEESTPMPPETGEPYCLSPEPTPLAEPILEVEVTLSKPVPESEFSSSPLQVPTPLASHKVEILPEPNGTVLSENLEPELESSPELAPLPPPACPFESPMPIAPTAQPEELLNGAPSPPAVDLSPVSEPEEQAKEATASVAPPTILSATPAVAPPAASPAQEEDMEEEEEEEEEGEAEGEKGGEEPLPLESTPVPAHLSQNLEVASATQVAVSVPKRRRKIKELNKKEAVGDLLDAFKEVNPGVPEVENQPPVGNNPSPEPEGSSVPPRPEEADETWDSKEDKIQNAENIQPGEQKYEYKSDQWKPLNLEEKKRYDREFLLGFQFIFASMQKPEGLPHISDVVLDKANKTPLRPLDPARLPGINCGPDFTPSFANLGRPALSSRGPPRGGPGGELPRGPQAGLGPRRSQQGPRKEPRKIIATVSMTEDIKLNKAEKAWKPSSKRTVTDKDRGEEDTDGSKTQDLFRRVRSILNKLTPQMFQQLMKQVTQLAIDTEERLKGVIDLIFEKAISEPNFSVAYANMCRCLMALKVPTTEKPTVTVNFRKLLLNRCQKEFEKDKDDDEVFEKKQKEMDEAATAEERGRLKEELEEARDIARRRSLGNIKFIGELFKLKMLTEAIMHDCVVKLLKNHDEESLECLCRLLTTIGKDLDFEKAKPRMDQYFNQMEKIIKEKKTSSRIRFMLQDVLDLRRSNWVPRRGDQGPKTIDQIHKEAEMEEHREHIKVQQLMAKGGDKRRGGPPGPPISRGLPLVDDGGWNTVPISKGSRPIDTSRLTKITKPGSIDSNNQLFAPGGRLSWGKGSSGGSGAKPSDAASEAARPATSTLNRFSALQQAVPTESTDNRRVVQRSSLSRERGEKAGDRGDRLERSERGGDRGDRLDRARTPATKRSFSKEVEERSRERPSQPEGLRKAASLTEDRDRGRDAVKREAALPPVSPPKAALSEEELEKKSRAIIEEYLHLNDMKEAVQCVQELASPSLLFIFVRHGIESTLERSAIAREHMGRLLHQLLCAGHLSTAQYYQGLYEILELAEDMEIDIPHVWLYLAELVTPILHEGGVPMGELFREITKPLRPLGKAASLLLEILGLLCKSMGPKKVGTLWREAGLSWKEFLPEGQDVGAFVTAQKVEYTLGEESEAPGQRLLSSEELSKQLEKLLKEGSTNQRVFDWIEANVNEQQVASNTLVRALMTTVCYSAIISETPLRVDVAVLKARAKLLQKYLCDEQKELQALYALQALVVTLEQPPNLLRMFFDALYDEDVVKEDAFYSWESSKDPAEQQGKGVALKSVTAFFKWLREAEEEESDHN, encoded by the exons GGGCGTTCCACATATGTTGTCCCGACACAGCAGTATCCTGTGCAGCCGGGAGCCCCAAGCTTCTATCCGGGTGCAAGCCCTACAGAGTTTGGGACCTACG CTGGCGCCTACTACCCAGCCCAGGGTGTGCAGCAATTTCCCACTGGTGTGGCTCCCCCGCCGGTTTTGATGAACCAGCCACCCCAGATTGCTCCCAAGAGGGAGCGGAAGACG atccGAATTCGAGACCCAAACCAAGGAGGGAAGGATATCACGGAGGAGATCATGTCTGGGGCCCGCACTGCCTccacacccacccctccccag ACGGGAGGTGGTCTGGAGCCTCAGGCTAATGGGGAGACACCCCAGGTTGCTGTTGTTGTCCGGCCAG ATGACCGGTCGCAGGGAGCAATCATTGGGGAGCGGCCAGGGCTGCCTGGCCCAGAGCACAGCCCTTCAGAATCCCAGCCTTCATCACCTTCTCCGACCCCATCACCACCCCCAGTCTTGGAACCGGGGTCTGAGCCTAATCTCACAGTCCTTCCTATTCCTGGGGACACTATGACAACGGGGATGATACAAACATCTGTAGAAGAATCAACCCCCATGCCCCCTGAAACTGGGGAGCCATATTGCCTCTCTCCAGAACCCACTCCCCTCGCTGAACCCATACTGGAAGTAGAAGTGACACTTAGCAAACCAGTTCCAGAATCTGAGTTCTCTTCCAGTCCTCTCCAGGTTCCCACCCCCCTGGCATCTCACAAGGTGGAAATTCTTCCTGAGCCTAATGGCACAGTCCTATCTGAGAATTTGGAACCAGAGTTGGAGTCGAGCCCGGAGcttgcccctctccctcccccggcTTGTCCCTTTGAATCCCCCATGCCCATTGCTCCAACTGCCCAACCTGAGGAGCTGCTCAACGGAGCCCCCTCGCCACCAGCTGTGGACTTAAGCCCCGTCAGTGAACCAGAGGAGCAGGCCAAGGAGGCTACAGCATCGGTGGCTCCCCCCACCATCCTTTCTGCCACTCCAGCTGTGGCTCCTCCAGCTGCTTCCCCTGCTCAGGAGGAGGacatggaggaagaggaagaagaggaagaggaaggagaagctgagggtgagaagggaggagaggaaccGCTCCCCCTAGAGAGCACCCCTGTCCCAGCCCACCTGTCCCAGAATTTGGAGGTGGCATCAGCCACCCAAG TGGCAGTATCTGTGCCAAAGAGGAGACGGAAAATTAAGGAGCTCAATAAGAAGGAGGCTGTAGGAGACCTTCTAGATGCCTTCAAGGAG GTGAACCCAGGAGTACCAGAGGTAGAAAATCAGCCTCCTGTAGGCAACAATCCCAGCCCAGAGCCTGAGGGCAGCAGTGTGCCCCCGCGACCTGAGGAAGCAGACGAGACCTGGGACTCAAAGGAAGACAAGATTCAAAATGCTGAGAACATCCAGCCGGGGGAACAGAAGTATGAATATAAGTCAG ATCAGTGGAAGCCTCTAAACCTTGAGGAGAAAAAGCGTTATGACCGTGAGTTCCTGCTTGGCTTTCAGTTCATCTTTGCCAGTATGCAGAAGCCAGAGGGATTGCCCCATATCAGTGATGTGGTGTTGGATAAG GCCAATAAAACACCATTGCGGCCACTGGATCCCGCCAGACTTCCAGGCATAAATTGTGGCCCAGACTTCACTCCGTCCTTTGCCAACCTTGGCCGACCAGCCCTTAGCAGCCGTGGGCCCCCGAGGGGTGGGCCAGGTGGGGAGCTGCCCCGAGGGCCG CAGGCTGGTCTGGGACCCCGGCGATCTCAGCAGGGCCCCCGAAAGGAACCACGCAAGATCATTGCCACGGTGTCAATGACTGAAGATATAAAGCTGAACAAAGCAGAgaaggcctggaaacccagtagcaAGCGGACAGTGACTGATAAGGaccgaggggaggaggacacCGATGGCAGCAAAACCCAG gaCCTGTTCCGCAGGGTGCGCTCCATCCTGAATAAGCTGACACCCCAGATGTTCCAGCAGCTTATGAAGCAGGTGACGCAGCTAGCCATTGACACCGAGGAACGCCTCAAAGGGGTCATTGACCTCATCTTCGAGAAGGCCATTTCAGAACCCAACTTCTCCGTGGCCTATGCCAACATGTGCCGCTGCCTCATGGCG CTGAAAGTGCCCACTACAGAAAAGCCAACAGTGACTGTGAACTTCAGAAAACTGTTGTTAAATCGATGTcagaaagagtttgaaaaagacaaagatgatgATGAGGTTTTTGAGAAGAAGCAAAAAGAGATGGATGAAGCTGCCACG GCAGAGGAACGGGGACGCCTGAAGGAAGAGCTGGAAGAGGCTCGAGACATAGCCCGGCGGCGCTCATTAGGGAATATCAAGTTTATCGGGGAGTTGTTCAAGCTGAAGATGTTAACAGAGGCGATCATGCACGACTGTGTGGTTAAACTACTTAAGAACCATGATGAAGAGTCCCTCGAATGCCTTTGCCGTCTGCTCACCACCATTGGCAAAGACCTGGACTTTGAAAAGGCCAAG CCCCGGATGGATCAGTATTTCAACCAGATGGAAAAAATCATTAAGGAAAAGAAGACTTCATCCCGAATCCGCTTTATGCTGCAAGACGTGCTGGATCTGCGACGG AGCAATTGGGTGCCGCGTCGAGGGGACCAGGGTCCCAAGACGATTGACCAAATCCACAAGGAAGCTGAGATGGAGGAGCATCGGGAGCACATAAAAGTGCAGCAGTTAATGGCCAAGGGCGGCGACAAGCGTCGGGGTGGTCCTCCAGGCCCACCCATCA GCCGTGGCCTTCCACTTGTGGATGATGGTGGCTGGAACACAGTGCCCATCAGCAAGGGCAGCCGCCCTATTGACACCTCACGACTCACTAAGATCACgaag cCTGGCTCCATTGATTCTAACAACCAGCTGTTTGCACCTGGAGGGCGATTGAGCTGGGGCAAGGGTAGCAGTGGAGGCTCAGGAGCCAAGCCCTCCGATGCAG CATCAGAAGCTGCTCGTCCAGCTACTAGTACTTTGAATCGCTTCTCAGCCCTTCAACAAGCAGTACCTACAGAAAGCACAGATAACAGACGTGTGGTACAGAG GAGTAGCTTGAGCCGGGAACGAGGTGAGAAAGCTGGGGACCGGGGAGACCGCCTAGAGCGGAGTGAACGGGGAGGTGACCGTGGTGACCGGCTTGATCGCGCACGGACACCTGCCACCAAGCGGAGCTTCAGCAAGGAAGTGGAGGAGCGGAGTAGAGAGCGGCCCTCTCAACCTGAGGGACTGCGCAAGGCAGCTAGCCTCACGGAGGATCGGGACCGCGGGCGGGATGCTG TGAAGCGAGAAGCCGCCCTGCCCCCTGTGAGTCCTCCGAAGGCTGCGCTCTCTGAAGAGGAGCTGGAGAAGAAATCCAGGGCCATCATTGAGGAATACCTCCATCTCAATGACATGAAG GAGGCGGTTCAGTGTGTGCAGGAGCTGGCCTCGCCCTCGCTGCTCTTCATCTTTGTGCGGCACGGCATCGAGTCCACACTGGAGCGCAGCGCCATTGCCCGTGAGCACATGGGGCGACTGCTGCACCAGCTGCTCTGTGCCGGGCACCTCTCCACTGCTCAGTACTACCAAGG GCTCTATGAAATCCTGGAATTGGCCGAAGACATGGAAATTGACATCCCTCATGTGTGGCTCTACCTAGCAGAACTGGTAACGCCCATTCTGCATGAAGGTGGGGTGCCCATGGGGGAGCTGTTCAG GGAGATTACAAAACCTCTGAGACCCCTGGGCAAAGCTGCTTCCCTGTTGCTGGAGATCCTGGGGCTCCTATGCAAAAGCATG GGTCCCAAGAAGGTGGGGACGCTGTGGCGAGAGGCTGGACTCAGCTGGAAGGAATTTTTACCTGAAGGCCAGGATGTCGGTGCCTTTGTCACTGCGCAG AAGGTGGAGTATACCTTGGGAGAGGAGTCAGAAGCCCCTGGCCAGAGGTTGCTGTCCTCTGAGGAGCTGAGCAAGCAGCTGGAGAAGCTGCTAAAGGAGGGCAGCACTAACCAGCGGGTGTTTGACTGGATAGAG GCCAACGTGAATGAGCAGCAGGTAGCATCCAACACATTAGTTCGAGCTCTCATGACAACGGTCTGCTATTCTGCAATTATCT CTGAGACTCCTCTCCGAGTGGATGTTGCGGTGCTGAAAGCGCGAGCGAAACTGCTGCAGAAGTACCTATGTGACGAGCAGAAGGAGCTGCAGGCGCTCTACGCCCTCCAGGCCCTTGTAGTGACCTTAGAACAGCCCCCCA ACCTGCTTCGGATGTTCTTTGATGCGCTGTACGATGAGGACGTGGTGAAGGAGGACGCCTTCTATAGTTGGGAGAGTAGCAAGGACCCCGCTGAACAGCAGGGCAAGGGTGTGGCCCTTAAATCTGTCACAGCTTTCTTCAAGTGGCTTCGTGAGGCCGAGGAGGAGGAGTCTGACCACAACTGA